In a genomic window of Dyadobacter fermentans DSM 18053:
- a CDS encoding 3-dehydroquinate synthase: MQTIKQRFQVEYNYAVFFTQHLFDTQNPLLKDFFQAYTEQGFQRKALVIVDEGFEQTQPDLKSNIRAYFAQNAAHIQLAAEIISVPGGEACKNDPSQFDKLVEAVDVFGIDRHSFVIGIGGGAVLDLVGYAAAVSHRGIKLIRIPTTVLAQNDSGVGVKNSINFHGKKNFLGTFAPPVAVFNDLTFLRTLDDRDWRGGLAEAVKVALIKDQAFFEWIEEHATALAARDEEAMAYLIHRCAEMHTDHIAGGDPFEFGSSRPLDFGHWAAHKLEFLTNFEVRHGEAVAIGIALDCVYAHKIGMLAESDLHRIIDVLTKVGFELYHSKLAENDKINLRNGLQEFREHLGGRLTIMLLEKIGKGVEVHELDADIIAQSVDYLESSKIIPA; the protein is encoded by the coding sequence ATGCAAACCATAAAACAACGTTTCCAGGTGGAATACAATTATGCCGTATTCTTCACCCAGCACCTATTTGACACCCAGAACCCGTTACTGAAAGATTTTTTTCAAGCATATACCGAGCAGGGCTTTCAACGCAAGGCCCTGGTGATCGTGGACGAGGGGTTTGAACAAACACAGCCGGATTTGAAATCCAATATCCGCGCCTATTTCGCACAAAATGCAGCGCATATCCAGCTCGCGGCCGAGATCATTTCGGTGCCGGGCGGGGAGGCGTGCAAAAATGATCCGTCGCAGTTCGATAAGCTCGTGGAGGCTGTCGACGTGTTCGGGATTGATCGGCACTCATTTGTGATCGGCATTGGCGGTGGCGCCGTGCTGGACCTCGTCGGTTACGCCGCCGCGGTTTCGCACCGGGGCATCAAGCTCATCCGCATTCCGACGACCGTTTTGGCGCAAAACGACTCGGGCGTGGGCGTCAAAAACAGCATTAACTTTCACGGTAAAAAAAACTTCCTCGGCACATTTGCACCACCGGTGGCTGTTTTCAACGATCTCACTTTCCTGCGCACGCTCGACGACCGCGACTGGCGCGGCGGCCTGGCCGAAGCTGTAAAAGTGGCATTGATCAAGGACCAGGCGTTTTTTGAATGGATTGAAGAACATGCAACCGCATTGGCAGCGCGTGATGAAGAAGCCATGGCCTACCTCATCCACCGCTGCGCCGAAATGCATACCGACCACATTGCCGGCGGCGACCCGTTCGAATTCGGCTCTTCGCGACCATTGGATTTTGGTCACTGGGCCGCGCATAAGCTGGAATTCCTTACGAACTTCGAGGTGCGTCACGGCGAGGCGGTGGCGATCGGCATCGCATTGGATTGCGTGTATGCCCATAAAATAGGCATGCTGGCCGAAAGCGACCTGCACCGCATTATCGACGTGCTCACCAAAGTCGGTTTTGAGCTATATCATTCCAAACTGGCTGAAAACGATAAAATCAACCTCCGCAACGGCTTGCAGGAATTCCGCGAGCATTTGGGCGGCAGGCTCACCATCATGCTTTTGGAAAAGATTGGAAAAGGTGTGGAAGTGCATGAGCTCGACGCCGACATTATCGCACAGTCGGTGGATTACCTCGAAAGTTCCAAAATTATTCCTGCATGA
- the eboE gene encoding metabolite traffic protein EboE: MITPYGHLTYCSNIHPGEKWEDHFRSLRETLPFIREQLAPGKPFGLGLRVANEASIELSKPEVLNEFKTWLAGHGIYVFVINGFPYGGFHNTRVKDDVHTPDWTTQDRLEYTKRLFNILTELLPADMHGGVSTPPLSYRLWWDSEAEKQEATEKATDHILELLDELVRIEKETGKFLHLDIEPEPDGILDNTEDFVTWYANLLLPKGTIYLVEKYGIYGEAAQALILKHIQLCYDICHAAVGFEKPEDILDSLNEYGIQVGRIQVSSALKVNYNTEKEIKRKAIETFDEPVYLHQVVARHDDGHFTHYPDLKEALTDWDETHEEWRVHFHVPLFVNTYGVLDSTQGDIVQTLALQKENPFSAYLEVETYTWGVLPEDMQKPIGESIVRELEWVKKVLNYE; the protein is encoded by the coding sequence ATGATTACGCCTTACGGACACCTTACCTATTGCAGCAACATCCATCCCGGCGAAAAGTGGGAGGACCATTTCCGGTCGCTGCGTGAAACGTTACCATTTATCCGCGAGCAGCTCGCCCCGGGCAAGCCATTCGGGCTGGGCCTGCGCGTAGCGAATGAGGCTTCCATCGAGCTCAGTAAGCCCGAAGTGCTGAACGAGTTTAAGACCTGGCTGGCCGGTCATGGCATTTACGTGTTTGTGATCAATGGTTTTCCATACGGCGGCTTTCACAACACGCGCGTAAAGGACGACGTGCATACGCCCGACTGGACGACGCAGGACCGGCTGGAATATACGAAGCGCCTCTTCAACATCCTGACCGAGCTTCTGCCAGCTGATATGCACGGAGGTGTTTCCACGCCACCGCTCTCCTACCGACTTTGGTGGGATTCGGAAGCGGAAAAGCAGGAAGCCACCGAAAAAGCAACCGATCACATCCTCGAACTGCTTGATGAACTGGTCCGCATTGAAAAAGAAACCGGCAAGTTCCTGCATTTGGACATCGAACCCGAACCGGACGGCATTCTCGACAACACCGAGGATTTTGTGACCTGGTATGCGAATCTGTTGCTTCCGAAAGGCACTATTTATCTGGTAGAAAAATACGGGATCTACGGTGAAGCGGCACAGGCGCTCATCTTGAAACACATTCAGCTGTGCTACGACATTTGCCACGCGGCGGTCGGTTTCGAAAAACCGGAAGACATCCTCGATTCGCTGAATGAATATGGCATTCAGGTCGGCCGCATACAGGTGAGCTCAGCTTTGAAGGTAAATTACAATACTGAAAAGGAAATTAAGCGCAAGGCAATCGAAACCTTCGACGAGCCGGTGTACCTCCACCAGGTAGTGGCCCGCCACGACGACGGCCATTTTACGCACTACCCCGATTTAAAAGAAGCACTGACCGACTGGGACGAAACCCATGAGGAATGGCGCGTGCACTTCCACGTTCCGCTGTTTGTAAACACTTACGGCGTGCTGGATTCGACGCAGGGCGACATTGTGCAGACATTGGCATTGCAAAAAGAAAACCCATTCTCGGCCTACCTAGAAGTGGAAACCTACACCTGGGGCGTGCTTCCCGAGGACATGCAAAAGCCCATCGGCGAATCCATCGTTCGCGAGCTGGAATGGGTGAAGAAAGTTTTGAATTATGAATAA
- a CDS encoding alkaline phosphatase family protein has translation MNKTVVIDIVGLSANLIGEHTPFLDAYVKKRHLTPIKPVLPAVTTTSQSTYVTGKWPADNGIVGNGWYDREDSEIKFWKQSNKLVQGDKIWDNARKVDPKFTVSKMFWWYNMYSTADWSVTPRPQYHADGVKAPDCYAYPPELRDELQAELGQFPLFSFWGPNANIKSTRWIADASMSVEKKHNPTLTLIYLPHLDYCLQKFGPDFSKISKELNEIDEVVKDLIQFYEARNAKIILLSEYGINAVNNPIHINRILRNEGLISVRVERWYELLDAGVSKAFAVSDHQIAHVYLNDPSVKERVMQVLKNTPGIDLVLDKAAQKDYHIDHERSGDIVVVAKPDSWFTYYYWLDDAKAPDYAHLVDIHRKPGYDPVEMFMDPKNPLIKLRAGYKLARKLLGFRYLMDVIPLDATLVKGSHGGINIPKEYYPIIITDQAAEKSELEAVDVYDVIWKHLI, from the coding sequence ATGAATAAAACCGTAGTTATAGATATTGTAGGACTAAGCGCCAACCTGATCGGCGAACATACGCCGTTTCTGGACGCTTATGTCAAAAAGCGGCATTTGACGCCGATTAAACCTGTTTTACCTGCTGTCACCACTACTTCCCAGAGCACTTATGTGACGGGTAAATGGCCGGCCGACAACGGGATCGTCGGTAATGGCTGGTACGATCGTGAAGATTCGGAGATTAAATTCTGGAAGCAGTCGAACAAGCTCGTGCAGGGCGATAAAATTTGGGACAATGCCCGAAAAGTGGATCCCAAATTTACCGTTTCGAAGATGTTCTGGTGGTATAATATGTACTCCACCGCCGACTGGTCGGTAACGCCGCGGCCGCAGTACCATGCCGATGGCGTAAAAGCACCGGATTGCTACGCCTACCCGCCGGAGTTGCGCGATGAATTGCAGGCCGAACTTGGCCAGTTCCCGCTGTTCAGCTTCTGGGGGCCGAATGCGAATATCAAATCGACGCGCTGGATTGCAGATGCTTCCATGTCGGTCGAGAAAAAGCATAACCCTACGCTGACGCTCATTTACCTGCCGCATCTGGATTATTGTTTGCAAAAATTCGGGCCGGACTTTTCCAAAATCAGCAAGGAGCTGAATGAAATTGATGAAGTTGTGAAAGACCTCATTCAATTCTACGAGGCGCGCAATGCCAAGATCATTCTGCTTTCGGAATATGGTATTAATGCGGTGAACAACCCGATCCATATTAACCGCATTCTACGCAACGAGGGGCTGATTTCCGTGCGCGTTGAGCGCTGGTATGAGCTGCTGGATGCGGGCGTTTCCAAAGCATTTGCCGTGTCCGATCACCAAATCGCGCATGTTTATCTGAATGATCCTTCGGTGAAAGAGCGCGTGATGCAGGTTTTGAAAAATACACCAGGCATTGATCTCGTGCTTGATAAAGCGGCGCAAAAAGATTACCACATCGACCACGAACGCTCCGGCGATATTGTAGTCGTGGCCAAACCGGACAGCTGGTTTACCTACTATTACTGGCTCGATGATGCCAAAGCGCCGGATTACGCGCATTTGGTAGACATTCACCGCAAGCCGGGTTATGATCCGGTAGAGATGTTTATGGACCCCAAGAATCCGTTGATCAAACTACGTGCAGGCTACAAACTGGCACGTAAGCTACTTGGATTCAGATATTTAATGGACGTCATTCCACTCGATGCCACATTAGTTAAAGGTTCACACGGAGGCATTAACATACCCAAAGAATACTACCCGATCATCATCACAGATCAGGCTGCCGAAAAATCCGAACTGGAAGCAGTAGATGTGTATGATGTGATCTGGAAACACTTGATTTAA
- a CDS encoding PQQ-dependent sugar dehydrogenase produces the protein MKATLHLTLILLAFSLAFLACKSDDPKVPEDPGLPENTIDSKDVFPALTFSQPVDLVQAPGDSTQFFVVEQGGVIKVFSNTENVSSSATFLDIKSKVRSGGERGLLGLAFHPDFKTNGYFFVNYTSGTPLRTVIARYKATSGTQADAASETVLFTFNQPYDNHNGGSMQFGKDGYLYIATGDGGSGGDPQNYAQNLKSHLGKILRVDVNGTSKGNYSIPADNPYSAGTGGNLPEIYAYGLRNPWRISFDTESGKLFAGDVGQNEREEIDIIVKGGNYGWRFKEGVDCYNPGSNCNVDGLIDPVHDYSQDDGDRSITGGYVYHGTAIPALAGKYIYGDYISGRIWALELDGDTRKSNTLLMEDKGLISSFGQDLGGEVYYLNYGEGKVMKVVNGNLN, from the coding sequence ATGAAAGCCACACTTCACCTAACGCTCATTCTACTGGCGTTTTCACTCGCCTTTCTCGCCTGCAAATCTGACGATCCGAAAGTCCCCGAAGATCCCGGGCTGCCTGAAAATACCATTGATTCCAAAGACGTTTTCCCTGCATTGACATTCAGCCAGCCGGTCGACCTTGTGCAGGCGCCGGGCGATAGCACACAATTCTTCGTGGTGGAGCAGGGCGGTGTGATCAAGGTGTTTTCCAATACCGAAAATGTCTCTTCCAGCGCCACATTTCTGGATATCAAAAGCAAGGTAAGGTCCGGCGGCGAACGTGGGCTACTGGGCCTGGCATTTCATCCGGATTTTAAAACCAATGGCTATTTTTTTGTCAATTACACTTCCGGCACGCCACTGAGGACGGTGATCGCGCGCTACAAAGCGACCAGCGGCACGCAGGCTGACGCGGCCAGCGAAACGGTTCTATTTACATTCAATCAACCGTACGACAATCACAACGGCGGCTCGATGCAGTTCGGAAAAGACGGCTACCTCTACATTGCCACCGGCGATGGCGGCAGCGGAGGCGATCCGCAGAACTATGCGCAGAACCTTAAAAGCCATCTCGGCAAAATCCTCCGCGTGGATGTGAATGGAACCTCGAAAGGCAATTACAGCATTCCGGCTGATAATCCATACTCCGCAGGAACAGGCGGAAATCTGCCCGAAATCTACGCTTACGGCCTCCGCAATCCGTGGCGGATCAGCTTCGATACCGAAAGCGGCAAGCTCTTTGCGGGCGACGTGGGCCAGAATGAGCGGGAGGAAATCGACATTATCGTGAAAGGCGGCAATTATGGCTGGCGGTTCAAAGAAGGCGTCGATTGCTACAATCCGGGTTCCAACTGCAATGTCGACGGCCTCATTGATCCCGTGCACGATTACAGCCAGGACGACGGCGACCGCTCCATTACCGGCGGCTATGTGTACCACGGAACCGCCATTCCGGCGCTCGCAGGCAAGTACATCTACGGCGACTACATCAGCGGGCGCATCTGGGCCCTCGAACTCGACGGCGATACCCGCAAAAGCAACACCCTGCTGATGGAAGATAAGGGCCTGATCTCCTCTTTCGGACAGGATTTGGGGGGCGAAGTGTACTATCTCAACTACGGCGAAGGCAAAGTGATGAAGGTGGTTAACGGAAATTTAAATTGA
- a CDS encoding saccharopine dehydrogenase family protein — protein sequence MSKVLIIGAGGVGSVVAHKCALNSNVFTEIMLASRTKAKCDKIAAEIKEMHGVDIQTAQVDADIVAETVLLIKRFQPKVLINVALPYQDLTIMDACLETGVHYLDTANYEPKDVAKFEYSWQWAYQERFKEAGLMAVLGCGFDPGATQVFTAYAAKHQFDEMHYLDIIDCNAGDHGKAFATNFNPEINIREITQPGRYWENGEWVEIPAMSIHKPIDYPGIGPKESYVLYHEELESLVKNFPTLKRARFWMTFGQAYITHLNVLENVGMTSIKPIKFNGIDIVPLEFLKAVLPAPDTLGENYSGQTSIGCQIKGIKDGEEKTYYVWNNCDHAECYREVRAQAVSYTTGVPAMIGAMLMLTNDEWMKPGVYNVEELNPDPFMELLNIHGLPWHEAVNIELPHEY from the coding sequence ATGTCCAAGGTTCTTATCATTGGCGCAGGAGGTGTCGGTAGTGTTGTGGCACACAAATGCGCATTGAACAGCAATGTTTTCACCGAAATAATGCTCGCCAGCCGCACCAAGGCGAAATGTGATAAAATAGCAGCCGAAATCAAGGAAATGCATGGGGTTGACATCCAAACTGCTCAGGTAGATGCCGACATTGTGGCCGAAACCGTGCTGTTGATCAAGCGTTTCCAGCCCAAAGTGCTCATCAACGTGGCATTGCCGTACCAGGATCTGACAATCATGGACGCTTGCCTCGAAACCGGCGTACATTACCTCGATACCGCCAATTACGAACCCAAAGACGTTGCAAAATTCGAATACAGCTGGCAATGGGCTTACCAGGAGCGCTTCAAAGAGGCAGGTCTGATGGCCGTGCTCGGCTGCGGCTTCGACCCGGGCGCTACGCAGGTATTTACTGCCTACGCTGCCAAGCACCAGTTCGACGAAATGCATTACCTGGACATCATCGACTGCAATGCAGGCGACCACGGCAAGGCATTCGCGACCAACTTCAACCCTGAAATCAATATCCGCGAGATCACCCAGCCGGGCCGCTATTGGGAAAATGGCGAATGGGTAGAAATCCCCGCGATGAGCATCCATAAACCGATCGATTACCCGGGCATTGGCCCCAAAGAGAGCTACGTGTTATACCACGAAGAGCTCGAATCATTGGTTAAAAACTTCCCTACCCTGAAACGTGCGCGTTTCTGGATGACATTCGGCCAAGCTTACATCACGCATTTGAATGTGCTGGAAAATGTAGGTATGACGAGCATCAAGCCGATCAAATTCAACGGCATCGACATTGTTCCTTTGGAATTCCTGAAAGCAGTATTACCTGCGCCGGATACCTTGGGAGAAAACTACTCCGGCCAGACGTCTATCGGCTGCCAGATCAAGGGTATCAAGGATGGTGAAGAGAAAACTTACTACGTTTGGAACAACTGCGACCACGCTGAATGCTACCGCGAGGTGCGTGCACAGGCGGTGAGCTACACGACGGGCGTTCCGGCCATGATCGGCGCAATGCTGATGCTGACGAACGACGAATGGATGAAGCCGGGCGTATATAATGTAGAAGAGCTGAATCCCGACCCGTTCATGGAGCTACTGAACATCCACGGCTTGCCGTGGCATGAAGCGGTGAACATCGAGCTTCCCCACGAATATTGA
- the folB gene encoding dihydroneopterin aldolase, translating to MGTISLEGLEFFAYHGYYPEEQRIGNKYALDITITTDFFQAAQHDKLSETVNYETIYQLTAKVMKEPAKLLEHIGFNVIEKIREHYPAVEKVTVKVSKFNPPIGGVCTRAVITMEG from the coding sequence TTGGGAACGATCAGTCTCGAAGGACTCGAATTTTTTGCATACCACGGCTATTACCCCGAAGAACAACGCATCGGCAACAAATACGCCCTGGATATTACTATTACCACGGACTTTTTCCAAGCCGCTCAGCACGACAAGCTGAGTGAGACCGTCAATTACGAAACCATTTACCAGCTCACGGCCAAGGTCATGAAAGAGCCGGCCAAGTTATTGGAACACATTGGTTTTAATGTAATTGAAAAAATACGGGAGCATTACCCGGCGGTGGAGAAGGTGACTGTAAAAGTCTCAAAGTTCAACCCGCCGATAGGAGGGGTCTGCACCCGGGCGGTGATCACGATGGAAGGATAA
- a CDS encoding DivIVA domain-containing protein — protein MKISAIEIRKHTFEKIFRGYDPDEVDAFLNSLSQEWERFSSENNLLKMQLEYAEKELAKLKDIESTLFRTLKAAEDTSKLIEKEANENAEKRIEESRAAANDLVTEAEQRTNQIIKQTEDRLLRFKEDFAQEVKVQERDFRAIENFRDNLIVQLSSLANSALETVERFEQKYDKESVLNKMEDIKKHIAEIEIPKKLTFQQPVVIEVEETPEEPVVDVVLQDDKPEIVFDLPEQAPEPEPVFEVDPELPGEPEPEEAQPVAPFATAVPEPEPTPVPEPEPAQEEPVAYNRPRQTPKSAAEEAEEVLAEMHKVAEKARDSSGGINRPRENSQPKKSGGGSFFDQI, from the coding sequence ATGAAAATATCCGCTATTGAGATACGCAAGCACACTTTTGAAAAGATTTTCAGAGGTTATGACCCGGACGAAGTAGATGCTTTCCTGAACTCATTGTCTCAGGAATGGGAGCGGTTTTCAAGCGAAAACAACTTGCTTAAGATGCAGCTGGAATACGCGGAGAAGGAATTGGCGAAGTTGAAAGATATCGAATCAACCTTATTCAGAACCTTAAAAGCCGCCGAAGATACCAGCAAGCTGATCGAGAAAGAAGCCAACGAAAACGCCGAAAAACGCATTGAGGAATCGCGCGCGGCGGCGAATGACCTGGTGACAGAAGCGGAACAGCGTACGAACCAGATCATTAAGCAAACGGAAGATCGTTTGTTGAGATTCAAAGAAGATTTCGCGCAGGAAGTGAAGGTCCAGGAACGTGATTTCCGCGCCATCGAAAACTTCCGCGACAATCTTATTGTGCAGCTGAGCTCGCTCGCCAACAGTGCGCTGGAAACAGTGGAGCGCTTTGAGCAGAAATATGATAAAGAGTCGGTCCTCAATAAGATGGAGGACATTAAAAAGCATATTGCGGAAATTGAAATTCCGAAAAAGCTGACATTCCAGCAGCCGGTGGTGATCGAGGTGGAAGAGACGCCCGAGGAACCGGTAGTGGACGTGGTGTTGCAGGACGACAAGCCGGAAATCGTATTCGATCTCCCCGAGCAGGCGCCCGAACCTGAACCGGTTTTTGAAGTAGATCCCGAATTGCCGGGCGAGCCTGAGCCGGAAGAAGCACAGCCTGTGGCGCCTTTCGCGACGGCCGTTCCAGAGCCAGAGCCGACGCCGGTACCCGAACCGGAACCAGCGCAGGAGGAGCCGGTTGCCTACAACCGACCACGCCAAACGCCCAAAAGCGCAGCCGAGGAGGCCGAAGAGGTGCTCGCGGAAATGCATAAGGTGGCAGAGAAGGCCAGGGATTCTTCGGGCGGCATTAACCGGCCGAGAGAAAACAGCCAGCCGAAGAAATCAGGCGGCGGTTCATTTTTTGACCAAATCTAA
- a CDS encoding WD40 repeat domain-containing protein — protein sequence MNIRKVDTFSGHRDSVYTIISDQTAHGFYSAGADGFVIQWDLQKPDLGKLVARAGTSVYALALHESSSSLWIAQNFEGIQVLNTQENVIEKTSKITNTNIFDIRFAGEKALIALGDGVVVVMDVPTFAVQKHIKIAGKSIRSIAVNVDTNEFATGDSDCNVHIFDLDGFKLKKTIQAHSNSVFSVKYSPDGKYLFTTGRDAHLKIWDVNDAYGIVSDIPAHMYAINDITFSPDRSLFATCSMDKSIKLWDAATFKLKKIIDRARHAGHGTSVNKLLWTSFENQLISCSDDRMISVWEVG from the coding sequence ATGAATATTCGCAAAGTAGATACTTTTTCCGGTCATAGGGACAGTGTTTATACAATTATTTCTGACCAAACGGCGCACGGCTTTTATTCAGCGGGTGCAGATGGCTTTGTAATCCAATGGGACCTGCAAAAGCCCGACCTCGGCAAACTGGTCGCCCGCGCAGGCACCTCCGTGTACGCACTCGCATTGCATGAAAGCAGTAGTTCGCTCTGGATCGCGCAGAATTTCGAAGGCATCCAGGTGCTCAATACGCAGGAAAATGTGATTGAAAAAACCTCTAAAATTACCAATACCAATATTTTCGACATCCGTTTCGCCGGTGAAAAAGCATTGATCGCATTGGGCGACGGCGTGGTGGTGGTAATGGATGTTCCGACTTTTGCCGTGCAGAAGCACATTAAAATTGCCGGTAAAAGTATCCGCAGCATTGCCGTTAATGTCGATACCAACGAATTCGCCACAGGCGACAGCGATTGCAATGTGCATATCTTCGATCTGGACGGGTTCAAATTAAAAAAGACCATCCAGGCACATTCAAACTCCGTATTTTCCGTTAAATATTCACCGGACGGTAAATACCTGTTCACCACCGGCCGGGACGCGCACCTGAAAATATGGGACGTCAATGATGCGTACGGCATCGTCTCCGACATCCCCGCGCATATGTACGCGATCAACGACATTACATTCAGTCCCGATCGCTCCCTCTTCGCTACTTGCAGCATGGACAAATCCATTAAACTATGGGATGCGGCCACATTTAAGCTTAAAAAAATAATCGACCGGGCACGTCATGCGGGCCACGGAACGTCGGTGAACAAGCTCCTTTGGACGAGCTTTGAAAACCAGCTGATTTCGTGCAGCGACGACCGCATGATCTCGGTTTGGGAGGTCGGGTAA
- a CDS encoding 4'-phosphopantetheinyl transferase family protein, producing the protein MPLVHSEKIEDSSTLLLWKLTETEAELQNALGNGFNQEELDRISHPQKKREWLASRMLIKTLAEQFGINYVGIHKDEHGKAFLIDNDSHISITHTAEFVAVAINPAAAVGIDMEKTDPKLQRTSKKYLSPPEFEHAQDDMDRLCMYWCAKEALYKLYGKKQISFRDSIFINPFDNPDVILRGTLTDEDLTVPSNIHIRWFDGHCLAISL; encoded by the coding sequence ATGCCCCTCGTTCATTCCGAAAAGATAGAAGATAGCAGCACATTACTGCTCTGGAAATTGACGGAAACCGAAGCGGAACTTCAAAATGCTCTGGGTAACGGCTTTAACCAGGAAGAGCTTGACCGGATTTCTCATCCCCAAAAAAAACGCGAATGGCTCGCCAGCCGGATGCTGATCAAGACATTGGCCGAACAATTCGGCATTAACTATGTAGGCATTCACAAAGACGAGCACGGCAAGGCATTTCTGATCGACAACGATTCGCACATTTCCATTACCCACACCGCCGAGTTTGTGGCGGTAGCGATTAACCCCGCCGCCGCGGTGGGCATCGACATGGAGAAGACCGATCCGAAATTGCAGCGAACTTCCAAAAAATACCTTTCGCCGCCCGAGTTCGAACACGCGCAGGACGATATGGACCGCCTTTGCATGTACTGGTGCGCGAAAGAAGCATTATATAAGCTGTACGGGAAGAAACAGATCAGTTTCAGGGACTCGATTTTTATCAACCCATTCGATAATCCGGACGTTATTCTCCGGGGAACGCTCACCGACGAGGACCTGACCGTGCCTTCCAACATCCACATCCGCTGGTTCGACGGCCATTGCCTCGCTATCTCGCTCTGA
- a CDS encoding transglutaminase-like domain-containing protein encodes MNQKEIKALISLLDDEDHEVSQHVEGKILSLGGTVIPFLETEWEESFNPIVQRKIEELIHELQLSIMIERLQAWKNGGGLDLLEGMWIIATYHYPDLSIEKLKTTIEQLYYDIWIQFQEEMNAVDQVKRINSIFFGVMNFAANTKNFHSPTNSMINSVLESRRGNPITLCVIYLLIARKLGMPVYGVNLPNLFVLTYKSDKTQFYINVFNRGIIFSKTDIDHYIAQLNIKSKEIFYQPCTNLEIVQRVLRNLILSYEKTSEQDKIREIEKILKSTLDDAPES; translated from the coding sequence ATGAACCAGAAAGAAATCAAGGCACTGATATCCTTGCTTGATGATGAAGATCATGAAGTAAGTCAGCATGTTGAGGGGAAGATATTGTCGTTGGGAGGGACAGTGATACCTTTTCTTGAGACTGAATGGGAGGAGAGTTTCAACCCGATTGTACAGCGTAAAATCGAGGAACTGATCCACGAATTGCAACTCAGTATAATGATCGAACGGTTACAGGCGTGGAAAAACGGCGGCGGGCTCGACCTGCTGGAAGGCATGTGGATCATCGCCACTTACCACTATCCGGATTTGTCGATCGAGAAACTAAAAACCACCATCGAGCAGCTTTATTACGACATTTGGATACAGTTCCAGGAGGAAATGAATGCGGTGGACCAGGTGAAGCGGATCAATAGCATTTTCTTTGGCGTGATGAATTTTGCGGCGAATACGAAAAACTTCCATTCGCCTACCAACTCGATGATCAACTCGGTGCTTGAAAGCCGCCGGGGAAATCCGATCACGTTGTGTGTCATCTATTTATTGATAGCCCGAAAGCTGGGCATGCCGGTGTATGGCGTGAATTTGCCCAACCTGTTTGTTTTGACCTATAAAAGCGACAAAACGCAGTTCTATATCAATGTGTTCAATCGCGGCATCATTTTCTCCAAAACGGACATTGATCACTACATCGCGCAGCTGAATATCAAGTCGAAGGAAATATTCTACCAGCCCTGCACCAACCTCGAAATTGTGCAGCGCGTGCTGCGGAACCTGATCCTTTCTTACGAAAAAACCAGTGAGCAGGACAAAATCAGGGAAATCGAGAAAATCCTGAAATCGACGCTCGACGACGCGCCCGAAAGTTGA